From Phenylobacterium immobile (ATCC 35973), a single genomic window includes:
- a CDS encoding ribonucleotide-diphosphate reductase subunit beta → MSTLATSKLPGLLTPSAAYKPFRYPWAHDFWKKQQQVHWMPEEVPLGEDLKDWASKLNDRERNLLTQIFRFFTQSDVEVNDNYMERYGRVFKPTEIKMMLGSFANMETIHIAAYALLLETIGMPDSEFTAFLDYQAMRDKHDYMQTFGVETHADIARTLAMFGGFTEGLQLFASFAMLMNFPRHNKMKGMGQIVSWSVRDESLHCEGIIKLYHAFNAETGCVTKSVADDIVDCCKTVIGLEDKFIDLAFEAGEVQGMTPDDIKAYIRFIADWRLRQLKLPEVYGIKENPLPWLQSMLSGVEHANFFEARATEYSKAATKGQWTGDAGVWSEFDRMMARRTETTPAE, encoded by the coding sequence ATGTCGACGTTAGCCACCAGCAAGCTTCCCGGCCTCCTGACGCCGTCGGCGGCGTACAAGCCGTTCCGCTACCCCTGGGCGCACGACTTCTGGAAGAAGCAGCAGCAAGTCCACTGGATGCCGGAAGAAGTGCCGCTCGGCGAGGACCTCAAGGACTGGGCCTCGAAGCTGAATGATCGCGAGCGCAACCTGCTGACGCAGATTTTCCGCTTTTTCACCCAGTCTGACGTCGAGGTGAACGACAACTACATGGAACGCTACGGGAGGGTCTTCAAACCCACCGAGATCAAGATGATGCTGGGCTCGTTCGCCAATATGGAGACGATCCATATCGCGGCCTACGCGCTTCTCCTCGAGACGATCGGCATGCCCGACTCGGAGTTTACGGCCTTCCTCGATTACCAGGCCATGCGCGACAAGCACGACTACATGCAGACCTTCGGCGTTGAGACCCACGCCGACATCGCCCGGACGCTCGCCATGTTCGGCGGTTTCACCGAGGGCCTGCAGCTCTTCGCCAGCTTCGCGATGCTGATGAACTTCCCGCGTCACAACAAGATGAAGGGCATGGGCCAGATCGTCTCCTGGTCGGTGCGCGACGAGAGCTTGCACTGCGAAGGCATCATCAAGCTCTACCATGCGTTCAACGCCGAGACCGGCTGCGTCACCAAGAGCGTGGCCGACGACATCGTCGACTGCTGCAAGACCGTCATCGGCCTTGAGGACAAATTTATCGACCTCGCCTTCGAGGCCGGCGAAGTCCAGGGCATGACCCCGGACGACATCAAGGCCTACATCCGCTTCATCGCCGACTGGCGCCTGCGCCAGCTCAAGCTGCCCGAAGTCTACGGGATCAAGGAAAACCCGTTGCCCTGGCTGCAGTCGATGTTGTCGGGCGTCGAGCACGCCAACTTCTTCGAGGCGCGCGCCACCGAGTACTCCAAGGCGGCCACCAAGGGCCAATGGACGGGCGACGCCGGGGTCTGGTCGGAATTCGACCGCATGATGGCCCGCCGCACCGAGACGACGCCTGCGGAGTAG
- a CDS encoding ABC transporter ATP-binding protein, with protein sequence MSDAIDEDDRPRSLSNLQVLRFIAGFWMRRPWLFWISIVLTVVSIGFDLAVPWAAGRLMDAVSAGPGAAGLAWSAWLAYVGVFLAFQLIRNLSFRSWNPLAARSMKELTDEGFARVQSFSSDWHANTFAGATVRRLSRAMWGYDQVSDAVVLWLGSALLVLIGMTVMMTLRWPLVGLFSGATVILYVASNLYLAKVYVRPANLQSVALDSAIGGALADAISANATVKAFGAEPGEERRIAAITADWRLHTLRTWNRFIDVWLLQNLILVGLQAGLSGLLLRLWARGEASAGDVTFAITAFMLMSGYLRNIGENVRQMQKGLDDAQDAAAYARTAPEVADAEGAPAFQAGSGMVVFDRVTFGYKAAGTPLYEDFSLVIAPGERVALVGPTGAGKSTFVKLIQRLYDLDSGRILIDGQDVAHVEQRSLRRAIALVPQDPALFHRTIAENIRYARPDASDEAVRDAARRARADGFIARLPAGYDTLVGERGVKLSGGERQRVAIARAILADAPILVLDEATSSLDVETERQVQDAMDELMAGRTTIVIAHRLSTIRGADRILVFDQGRVVEDGRHAELVAKRGAYARLNALATG encoded by the coding sequence ATGAGCGACGCCATCGACGAGGACGATCGTCCTCGCAGCCTGTCGAACCTCCAGGTCCTGCGATTTATCGCCGGCTTCTGGATGCGCCGGCCTTGGCTATTCTGGATCTCCATCGTGCTGACGGTGGTGTCGATCGGCTTTGACTTGGCCGTGCCTTGGGCGGCCGGTCGGCTGATGGACGCCGTCTCGGCGGGCCCTGGCGCCGCGGGCCTCGCCTGGTCGGCGTGGCTGGCCTACGTCGGCGTGTTCCTGGCCTTCCAGCTGATCCGCAACCTGTCGTTTCGCAGCTGGAACCCGCTCGCCGCGCGTTCGATGAAGGAGCTGACCGACGAGGGCTTCGCCCGCGTGCAGAGCTTCTCTTCGGACTGGCACGCCAACACCTTCGCCGGCGCGACCGTGCGCCGGCTGTCGCGCGCCATGTGGGGCTATGATCAGGTCTCCGACGCCGTGGTGCTGTGGCTGGGCTCGGCCCTGCTGGTGCTCATCGGCATGACCGTGATGATGACCCTGCGCTGGCCGCTGGTCGGCCTGTTCTCCGGGGCGACGGTGATCCTCTACGTCGCCTCGAACCTCTATCTGGCGAAGGTCTATGTTCGGCCGGCGAACCTCCAGTCAGTGGCGCTTGATTCCGCTATCGGCGGCGCCCTGGCTGACGCCATCTCCGCCAACGCCACGGTCAAGGCCTTCGGCGCTGAGCCGGGCGAGGAACGACGGATCGCCGCGATCACCGCTGACTGGCGCCTGCACACCCTGCGCACCTGGAACCGGTTCATCGACGTCTGGCTGTTACAGAACCTGATCCTGGTCGGGTTGCAGGCGGGCCTGAGCGGCCTGTTGCTGCGCCTGTGGGCGCGGGGCGAGGCGAGCGCTGGCGACGTCACCTTCGCCATCACCGCCTTCATGCTGATGAGCGGCTATCTGCGCAACATCGGCGAGAACGTGCGCCAGATGCAGAAGGGCCTGGATGACGCTCAGGATGCGGCCGCATACGCCCGCACTGCGCCCGAGGTCGCCGACGCCGAAGGCGCGCCGGCCTTCCAGGCAGGATCCGGCATGGTTGTCTTCGACCGTGTCACCTTCGGCTACAAGGCCGCCGGAACGCCGCTTTACGAGGACTTCTCGCTGGTCATAGCGCCGGGCGAGCGGGTGGCGCTGGTCGGGCCGACAGGCGCGGGCAAGTCAACCTTCGTCAAACTCATCCAGCGACTCTACGACCTGGACAGCGGCCGGATCCTGATCGACGGACAGGACGTCGCGCACGTGGAGCAACGCTCCCTGCGCCGCGCCATTGCGCTCGTGCCGCAGGACCCGGCCCTCTTCCACCGGACGATCGCCGAGAACATCCGCTACGCCCGGCCCGATGCAAGCGACGAAGCCGTGCGCGACGCCGCCCGCCGCGCCCGGGCCGACGGTTTCATCGCCCGCCTGCCCGCCGGCTACGACACGCTGGTGGGAGAGCGCGGCGTGAAGTTGTCCGGCGGCGAACGTCAACGTGTGGCCATCGCCCGGGCCATCCTGGCGGATGCGCCGATCCTGGTCTTGGACGAGGCCACCTCGTCGCTCGACGTTGAAACCGAGCGGCAGGTCCAGGACGCTATGGATGAGCTGATGGCGGGCCGCACGACCATCGTGATCGCCCATCGGCTCTCGACGATCCGCGGCGCGGACCGGATCTTGGTGTTCGACCAGGGCCGGGTCGTCGAGGACGGCCGTCACGCCGAGTTGGTCGCAAAGCGCGGCGCCTACGCGCGGCTCAACGCCTTGGCGACGGGCTGA
- the ubiA gene encoding 4-hydroxybenzoate octaprenyltransferase has translation MTTPPAPLPDAARANWVDRFAPEALKPWLKLARLDRPVGVWLLLLPAWQGVALACAMSGQRLDFRLIALFAAGALLMRSAGCAFNDVIDRDIDAKVARTAARPIAAGQIRVRQALAFIVVCCLLSLAILLQLGLPAIILGAASLALVAVYPFMKRITWWPQAWLGLTFNWGALMGFVAVVPEDGLRLPALLLYASGVFWTLGYDTIYAIQDLEDDALIGVKSSARRLGRATPLGVAVFYALAFALAVAAGVTAGLGPSVWLFAVFGLILVWQVWRLASKTAVSAPVALSLFKLNIRAGFALFLAISIGLWR, from the coding sequence ATGACGACGCCGCCCGCACCGCTCCCTGACGCCGCCCGCGCCAACTGGGTCGACCGATTTGCGCCCGAGGCGTTGAAGCCCTGGCTCAAGCTCGCGCGGCTCGACCGACCGGTGGGCGTCTGGTTGCTGCTGCTGCCGGCCTGGCAAGGCGTCGCTCTGGCTTGCGCGATGTCCGGCCAACGACTGGACTTCCGCCTCATAGCGCTGTTCGCCGCCGGCGCGCTCCTGATGCGTTCGGCCGGATGCGCCTTCAACGACGTCATCGACCGCGACATCGACGCCAAGGTCGCCCGCACCGCCGCCCGCCCCATCGCGGCGGGCCAGATCCGCGTGCGCCAGGCCCTGGCCTTCATTGTGGTCTGCTGCCTCCTGTCCCTCGCGATCCTGCTGCAGTTGGGCCTGCCTGCGATCATCCTGGGTGCGGCCTCGCTCGCCCTCGTGGCGGTCTATCCCTTCATGAAGCGGATCACCTGGTGGCCGCAGGCTTGGCTGGGCCTGACCTTCAACTGGGGCGCGCTGATGGGTTTCGTCGCCGTCGTCCCGGAGGACGGTCTGCGCCTGCCGGCCCTGCTGCTCTACGCCAGTGGCGTGTTCTGGACGCTGGGCTACGACACCATCTATGCGATTCAGGACCTGGAGGACGATGCCCTGATCGGTGTGAAATCGTCGGCCCGACGGCTGGGCAGGGCGACGCCGCTTGGCGTGGCGGTCTTCTACGCCTTGGCGTTCGCCCTGGCGGTCGCCGCCGGCGTGACGGCCGGGCTTGGCCCAAGCGTCTGGCTCTTCGCTGTCTTCGGCCTGATTTTGGTCTGGCAGGTCTGGCGGCTCGCCTCAAAGACCGCGGTCAGCGCCCCGGTCGCCTTATCGCTGTTCAAGCTGAACATCCGCGCCGGCTTCGCCCTTTTCCTCGCGATCTCGATTGGGCTTTGGCGTTGA
- a CDS encoding class I SAM-dependent methyltransferase, whose translation MIGAGRAEREAFILANTRLQRPPHTPELELHLADEVTPIWRMTEEALKEIGLAPPFWAFAWAGGQALARYVLDHPEIVSDRAVIDFASGSGLVGIAAARAGAARVLCADIDSFCEATIGLNAAANGVAVEFTVEDLLNAPAPAWAATILAGDICYEKPVAERVLAWLAAARAAGAEVLIGDPLRSYFPRCGLEPLAEYQVETTTELEDMAVKRAGVWRFP comes from the coding sequence TTGATCGGCGCCGGTCGGGCCGAGCGCGAAGCCTTCATCCTGGCCAACACCCGACTGCAGCGGCCGCCGCATACGCCTGAACTTGAGCTTCACCTCGCCGATGAGGTCACGCCGATCTGGCGGATGACCGAAGAGGCTCTGAAGGAGATCGGTCTCGCCCCCCCGTTTTGGGCCTTCGCCTGGGCTGGGGGCCAGGCGCTGGCGCGCTACGTGCTGGATCATCCGGAAATCGTGTCGGACCGGGCGGTCATCGACTTCGCCTCTGGATCTGGTCTCGTGGGGATCGCCGCGGCGCGCGCGGGAGCGGCGAGGGTCTTGTGCGCTGATATCGACAGCTTCTGCGAGGCGACGATCGGATTGAACGCCGCCGCGAACGGCGTTGCGGTGGAGTTCACCGTGGAAGATCTGCTGAACGCTCCCGCGCCGGCCTGGGCGGCGACCATCCTCGCCGGAGACATCTGCTACGAAAAGCCGGTGGCCGAGCGGGTGTTGGCCTGGCTCGCTGCGGCCAGGGCGGCGGGCGCAGAGGTGCTGATCGGCGATCCCTTACGCAGCTATTTCCCGAGGTGTGGCCTGGAGCCTCTCGCGGAGTACCAGGTGGAGACCACCACCGAGCTGGAGGACATGGCCGTCAAGCGGGCCGGCGTCTGGCGCTTCCCCTAA
- a CDS encoding extensin family protein, whose translation MADMGLDRRPVFLSQPIDASTRGRLAYATRTPDDCAQWMAAQGLDFRPVADQTQGEYCVVTGAGTLRDAAEQPDARLSPARPMMACPLAAALALWRRQSVDPAAREILGSPVRQIDHLGVYACRTVGRVARPSAHAHAAAIDIAGFRLVDGRRVTVERDWASDPAKQAFLRRVHDEACVLFGTVLSPDYNADHANHLHFEGTRYGLCR comes from the coding sequence ATGGCCGACATGGGGCTTGATCGCCGGCCGGTGTTTCTCAGCCAGCCAATCGACGCCAGCACCCGCGGCCGCCTGGCCTACGCGACCCGCACGCCGGATGACTGCGCCCAGTGGATGGCCGCCCAAGGGCTGGATTTTCGCCCCGTCGCCGACCAGACCCAGGGCGAATACTGCGTGGTCACCGGGGCCGGGACTTTGCGCGACGCCGCCGAGCAGCCTGATGCGCGCTTGTCGCCCGCGCGGCCGATGATGGCCTGCCCGCTGGCCGCGGCGCTCGCCCTCTGGCGGCGGCAATCGGTGGACCCGGCCGCCCGAGAAATTCTGGGCTCGCCTGTCCGTCAGATCGACCACCTGGGCGTCTACGCCTGTCGGACCGTCGGCCGCGTGGCGCGGCCCAGCGCCCACGCCCACGCCGCGGCCATCGATATCGCCGGCTTCCGGCTGGTCGACGGTCGCCGCGTCACCGTCGAGCGGGATTGGGCCTCAGACCCCGCCAAACAGGCCTTCCTGCGCCGAGTCCACGACGAGGCCTGCGTGCTCTTCGGCACGGTGCTGTCACCGGACTACAACGCCGACCACGCCAACCACCTTCACTTCGAAGGGACCCGCTATGGCCTCTGCCGTTAG
- a CDS encoding serine hydrolase domain-containing protein yields the protein MRFAATIVCFVLAMAGAASAAPPPSPAALAEVDRIFADWAQASHVPGLVYGVVAGGELVAVKGQGVQDIEARAPVTPDSLFRIASMSKAFTALAILKLRDEGKISLDAPAETYVPELKGWTYPTRDSPKITVRNLLSHSAGFVEDNPWGDRQQVLTEAEFSRLLRDGVDFARTPGLGMEYSNFGYALLGRIISNVAGVRYQDYIRRQIMAPLGMAATTYDVLASPAEQRAIGYRWGDNQWLREPDMKDGAFGAMGGVETSAKDYARWVAFLLAAWPARNDPEAGPVRRATVREIVTGANFPAGVARPAAIGGAPCRQAVTYGMGWRVIEDCDLGRVVSHTGGYPGYGSVVMLLPDLGVGLFAFTSRTYGGASLPAFRAALALNRAGYLVSPPATVSPGLTQAYALARVVWIEGEITAAPLANNVLMDQDADAWRKSLARLKAEVGACAMEAPPIAISAMEGRFTWPCEHGRIVGRVQRAPTKALTIQALEFAPQTP from the coding sequence ATGCGTTTCGCCGCCACGATCGTCTGCTTCGTCCTGGCCATGGCCGGCGCCGCGAGCGCTGCGCCGCCCCCTTCGCCCGCCGCCCTTGCTGAAGTCGACCGCATCTTCGCCGACTGGGCTCAGGCCTCGCACGTTCCGGGCCTCGTCTACGGCGTCGTCGCCGGCGGCGAGCTGGTCGCAGTGAAGGGCCAGGGCGTGCAGGATATCGAGGCGCGGGCGCCGGTCACCCCCGACAGCCTCTTCCGTATCGCCTCCATGTCGAAAGCCTTCACGGCGCTGGCGATCCTCAAGCTGCGCGACGAGGGCAAGATCAGCCTCGACGCACCGGCCGAGACCTATGTGCCCGAATTGAAGGGCTGGACCTATCCAACCCGGGACAGCCCGAAGATCACCGTGCGCAACCTGCTCAGCCATTCCGCCGGATTCGTCGAGGACAATCCCTGGGGGGACCGGCAACAGGTGCTGACCGAGGCGGAGTTCAGCCGCCTGCTGCGCGACGGCGTTGATTTCGCCCGCACTCCGGGCCTCGGCATGGAATATTCCAACTTCGGCTACGCCCTGCTCGGCCGGATCATCAGCAACGTCGCCGGCGTTCGTTACCAGGACTACATCCGCCGCCAGATCATGGCGCCGTTGGGTATGGCCGCCACCACCTACGACGTCCTCGCCTCGCCGGCTGAGCAGCGCGCCATCGGCTATCGCTGGGGCGACAATCAATGGCTGCGCGAACCCGATATGAAAGACGGCGCCTTCGGGGCCATGGGCGGGGTCGAGACTTCGGCCAAGGACTATGCGCGATGGGTGGCCTTCCTGCTGGCGGCCTGGCCAGCCCGTAACGATCCTGAGGCCGGGCCCGTGCGGCGCGCCACGGTCCGTGAGATCGTCACCGGCGCTAATTTTCCAGCTGGCGTAGCGCGCCCTGCCGCCATTGGCGGCGCGCCCTGCCGGCAGGCCGTGACCTACGGCATGGGCTGGCGTGTCATTGAGGACTGCGACCTCGGCCGGGTGGTGAGCCATACAGGGGGGTATCCAGGCTATGGCTCCGTGGTCATGCTGTTGCCTGACTTAGGCGTCGGCCTCTTCGCCTTCACCAGCAGGACCTATGGCGGAGCCTCCTTGCCAGCCTTTCGCGCCGCCCTGGCGTTGAACCGGGCGGGCTATCTTGTCTCGCCACCGGCCACGGTGTCGCCTGGTCTGACACAAGCCTACGCCCTCGCCCGCGTAGTCTGGATTGAGGGCGAGATCACCGCTGCGCCGCTGGCGAACAACGTCCTGATGGACCAGGACGCCGACGCCTGGCGCAAGAGCCTGGCGCGCCTCAAGGCGGAAGTCGGCGCCTGCGCCATGGAGGCCCCGCCCATCGCCATCTCAGCGATGGAAGGCCGCTTCACCTGGCCGTGCGAGCATGGCCGCATTGTCGGCCGGGTGCAGCGGGCGCCCACCAAGGCGCTGACGATCCAGGCGCTGGAGTTCGCGCCCCAGACGCCCTGA
- a CDS encoding DUF47 domain-containing protein: protein MLNWFQALMPKEERFFDMFEAHAAVLVQGARALRAVLEGGPDTAARCAEVARLENEADEITRQVLLAVRRTFITPFDRSDIRDLITSMDDAIDQMHKTAKAVILFGKTEFAPDMATMGDVIVRTADLTAEAAPLLRSLRANAARLNAISEEVTRLEEDSDQLYDVGMSALFHGPARAEPIEFITSSQIYDHLERVVDRFEDVANRISAVLIEHL, encoded by the coding sequence ATGCTGAACTGGTTCCAGGCGCTCATGCCGAAGGAAGAGCGCTTCTTCGACATGTTCGAGGCGCACGCCGCCGTGCTTGTGCAGGGCGCGCGCGCCTTGCGCGCGGTGCTCGAGGGCGGCCCTGACACCGCGGCGCGGTGCGCAGAGGTGGCGCGCCTGGAGAACGAGGCCGACGAGATCACGCGCCAAGTGTTGCTCGCCGTGCGCCGGACCTTCATCACACCCTTCGACCGCAGCGACATTCGTGACCTGATCACCTCGATGGATGACGCCATCGACCAGATGCACAAGACCGCCAAGGCCGTGATCCTGTTCGGCAAGACCGAATTTGCGCCGGACATGGCGACCATGGGCGATGTCATTGTCCGCACGGCCGACTTGACGGCTGAAGCCGCCCCTCTTCTGCGATCGCTGCGCGCCAATGCTGCGCGGCTCAACGCCATCAGCGAGGAAGTGACCCGGCTGGAGGAGGATTCTGACCAGCTCTATGATGTCGGGATGTCGGCCCTGTTCCACGGGCCGGCCCGGGCCGAGCCGATCGAGTTCATCACAAGCTCCCAGATCTATGATCATCTGGAGCGCGTCGTCGACCGCTTCGAGGACGTGGCCAACCGGATCAGCGCCGTGCTGATCGAGCACCTCTAG
- a CDS encoding inorganic phosphate transporter, translating into MDMGFALLIFLVAFALLFDFLNGLHDAANSIATIVSTRVLSAKYAVIWAAFFNFIAFLFFGLHVANTVGKGILHPEIISDAVIFGALGGAITWNVVTWLAGIPSSSSHALIGGLLGAGVSKAGLDPVVWSGVAKTAAGIVVSPAIGLTLAMALSLLVAWLFVRATPSMADGVFRKLQFVSASLYSLGHGGNDAQKTMGIIAVLLYAHGLSGPTFHVPLWVVLSCQTAMALGTLMGGWRIVHTMGSKITRLSPQQGFCAETGGAITLFLATHLGVPVSTTHTITGAIVGVGAARRVSAVRWNLATGIVWAWVITMPAAAAMGAAFYWLARLLDLTVG; encoded by the coding sequence ATGGACATGGGCTTTGCCCTGCTGATCTTTCTGGTCGCCTTCGCCTTGCTGTTCGACTTCCTGAACGGTCTGCACGACGCGGCCAATTCGATCGCCACCATCGTCTCGACGCGCGTGCTGTCGGCCAAGTACGCGGTGATCTGGGCTGCGTTCTTCAACTTCATCGCCTTCCTCTTCTTTGGCCTGCATGTGGCCAACACGGTCGGCAAAGGCATCCTGCATCCGGAGATTATCAGCGACGCGGTCATCTTCGGCGCCTTGGGCGGCGCCATCACCTGGAACGTCGTCACCTGGCTGGCCGGCATCCCGTCGTCGTCGTCGCACGCCTTGATCGGCGGCCTTTTGGGCGCCGGCGTCTCCAAGGCCGGACTTGATCCCGTCGTCTGGAGCGGCGTAGCCAAAACCGCCGCGGGCATCGTCGTATCGCCGGCCATCGGTCTGACCTTGGCTATGGCCTTGTCGCTGCTGGTGGCCTGGCTTTTCGTCCGTGCGACGCCGTCGATGGCCGATGGTGTTTTCCGCAAGCTGCAATTCGTGTCGGCCTCGCTCTATTCGCTGGGCCACGGCGGCAACGACGCCCAGAAGACCATGGGGATCATCGCCGTCCTGCTCTACGCCCACGGGCTTTCGGGCCCGACCTTCCACGTGCCGCTATGGGTGGTGCTTTCCTGCCAGACCGCCATGGCGCTGGGAACCTTGATGGGCGGGTGGCGTATCGTCCACACCATGGGCAGCAAGATCACAAGATTGTCGCCGCAGCAGGGGTTCTGCGCAGAGACCGGCGGCGCGATCACTTTGTTTCTGGCCACGCACCTGGGCGTGCCCGTTTCAACCACGCACACCATCACAGGCGCAATCGTCGGTGTCGGCGCCGCGCGCCGCGTCTCGGCGGTGCGCTGGAACCTCGCCACCGGCATCGTCTGGGCTTGGGTGATCACCATGCCGGCCGCGGCAGCCATGGGCGCGGCCTTCTATTGGCTGGCCCGTCTGCTCGACCTGACGGTCGGATAA
- a CDS encoding NUDIX hydrolase produces MRKPEIVRAEVDREPRAQYAALPWRRGGDGVLEILLITSRETRRWVIPKGWPMKGKTSAAAAAREAFEEAGVSGQTAKKPLGAFHYDKRLSSGRLQRVRVSVFALKVEAEAETWPEIGQRDRLWASLADAAERVDEPELKALISAFAP; encoded by the coding sequence GTGCGCAAGCCCGAGATTGTCAGGGCCGAGGTCGATAGAGAGCCTCGAGCGCAATACGCCGCCCTGCCTTGGCGGCGGGGCGGGGACGGCGTTCTCGAAATCTTGCTGATCACCTCGCGCGAGACGCGGCGCTGGGTGATTCCGAAGGGGTGGCCGATGAAGGGCAAGACTTCGGCCGCCGCCGCGGCGCGCGAGGCCTTCGAGGAGGCCGGGGTGAGCGGCCAGACAGCCAAGAAGCCGCTAGGGGCGTTTCACTATGACAAGCGGCTGAGTTCCGGACGACTGCAGCGGGTGCGGGTGTCCGTCTTCGCCCTCAAGGTCGAGGCCGAAGCCGAGACCTGGCCGGAGATCGGCCAACGCGACCGGCTATGGGCGTCGCTCGCCGACGCCGCAGAGCGCGTCGACGAGCCGGAGCTGAAGGCGCTGATCAGCGCCTTTGCGCCCTAG
- a CDS encoding glutathione peroxidase, giving the protein MASPVDTVPVNRIDGAPSSLGDFAGQVRLVVNVASKCGLTPQYEGLESLQKTYSDKGFAVLGFPANNFGGQEPGTNEEIVEFCTTNFGVDFPMFEKISVTGEDKHPLYQALTAAQPEASGGGALRERFAAAGRLPADSADVLWNFEKFLVGKNGDVVARFAPDVKPEDPIVTAAIEAELAR; this is encoded by the coding sequence ATGGCCAGTCCCGTAGATACCGTTCCCGTAAACCGGATCGACGGCGCGCCGTCGAGCCTTGGCGATTTCGCCGGCCAGGTGCGCCTGGTGGTCAATGTCGCCTCCAAGTGCGGCCTGACCCCGCAGTACGAGGGCCTCGAGAGCCTGCAGAAGACCTATAGCGACAAGGGCTTCGCCGTCCTGGGTTTCCCGGCCAACAACTTCGGCGGCCAGGAGCCGGGGACGAATGAAGAGATCGTCGAGTTCTGCACCACCAACTTCGGAGTCGACTTTCCGATGTTCGAAAAGATCTCGGTGACCGGCGAAGACAAGCATCCGCTCTACCAGGCGCTCACGGCCGCCCAGCCCGAAGCCAGCGGCGGCGGCGCGCTTCGCGAACGCTTCGCCGCCGCCGGCCGCCTGCCGGCGGACTCGGCCGACGTCCTGTGGAATTTCGAGAAGTTTCTGGTCGGCAAGAACGGCGACGTTGTCGCCCGCTTCGCGCCTGACGTGAAGCCTGAGGATCCGATCGTGACCGCGGCGATCGAGGCCGAACTGGCCCGCTAG
- a CDS encoding NAD-dependent succinate-semialdehyde dehydrogenase, which produces MTRTFQTVDPATGEPGRSYAGHGPDEALNIARQAHAAFASWRRTSFAERSHLMRAAAAVLRRRSDDLCALMTAEMGKTLTEGRAEIEKCAVNCDYYAEHAEAFLADQSVDMGGPKAKIVYRPLGTILAVMPWNFPFWQVFRFAAPTLMAGNTAVLKHASNVPGCALAIEDVFREAGFPADVFRTVLIAGSQVAPLIDDDAIAAVSLTGSVEAGRQVAQRAGAALKKCVLELGGADAYLILDDADIEQAAEVAATARMVNGGQSCIAGKRFIVGPGLKSAFEQALKARMDAFVMGDPKDPETKLGPLESIGARDGVHDQVTRSLAAGARLVTGGVAPDRPGAWYPATVLSDVGPGMAAYEEEVFGPVAAIIEAADEAEAIRIANASSFGLGSGVVTRDPVRGERIASDELEAGMSFVNQNVRSDSRLPFGGVKHSGYGREVSVFGIREFVNIKSVLVHV; this is translated from the coding sequence ATGACCAGGACTTTCCAAACCGTGGACCCCGCCACCGGCGAACCGGGCCGATCCTACGCCGGTCATGGCCCTGACGAAGCGCTGAACATCGCCCGCCAAGCTCACGCCGCCTTCGCGAGCTGGCGCCGGACATCCTTCGCTGAGCGCAGCCATCTGATGCGGGCCGCCGCCGCCGTCCTTCGGCGCCGCAGCGACGATCTCTGCGCCCTGATGACGGCGGAGATGGGCAAGACTCTGACCGAAGGCCGTGCGGAAATTGAGAAGTGCGCCGTCAATTGCGACTACTACGCCGAACACGCGGAGGCCTTCCTGGCCGACCAGTCCGTCGACATGGGCGGGCCGAAGGCCAAGATCGTCTACCGTCCGCTCGGGACCATCCTGGCCGTGATGCCGTGGAATTTCCCCTTCTGGCAGGTCTTCCGCTTCGCCGCGCCGACGCTGATGGCCGGAAACACCGCGGTGTTGAAACATGCTTCCAACGTGCCGGGCTGCGCGCTCGCCATCGAGGACGTGTTCCGGGAGGCGGGCTTTCCGGCGGACGTCTTCCGCACGGTGCTGATCGCGGGGTCGCAGGTCGCCCCGCTGATCGACGACGACGCGATCGCCGCTGTCAGCCTGACGGGCAGCGTCGAGGCTGGCCGACAAGTCGCCCAGCGCGCAGGCGCCGCGCTTAAGAAGTGTGTGCTGGAGCTGGGCGGCGCTGACGCGTACCTGATCCTGGATGACGCCGATATCGAGCAGGCAGCCGAGGTGGCGGCGACCGCGCGGATGGTCAACGGCGGCCAAAGCTGCATCGCCGGCAAGCGCTTCATCGTCGGCCCCGGCCTGAAGAGCGCTTTCGAACAGGCGCTGAAGGCGAGGATGGACGCCTTCGTCATGGGCGATCCGAAGGATCCAGAGACCAAGCTGGGGCCTTTGGAAAGCATCGGCGCCCGGGATGGCGTGCATGATCAGGTGACCCGGAGTCTCGCGGCCGGAGCGCGACTGGTGACCGGCGGGGTCGCGCCTGACCGGCCAGGCGCCTGGTATCCTGCGACCGTACTGAGCGACGTCGGCCCCGGCATGGCGGCCTATGAGGAAGAGGTCTTCGGGCCCGTGGCGGCGATCATCGAAGCCGCCGACGAGGCGGAGGCGATTCGCATCGCCAACGCTTCGTCCTTTGGCCTGGGCTCCGGGGTCGTCACCCGCGATCCTGTCCGCGGCGAACGGATCGCCAGCGACGAACTGGAGGCCGGCATGAGCTTCGTGAACCAGAACGTTCGCTCAGACTCGCGCCTGCCCTTTGGCGGCGTGAAGCACTCAGGCTATGGCCGCGAGGTCTCGGTCTTCGGCATCCGGGAGTTCGTGAACATCAAGTCGGTGCTGGTGCACGTCTGA